From a single Collimonas pratensis genomic region:
- a CDS encoding efflux RND transporter permease subunit, whose amino-acid sequence MINKIVRYCLQKRYAVILVVLMVTLFGYYSWTRMAVEAYPELSDVTAQVTTQAPGLAAEEVEQQITIPLERQLSGTPGLVHMRSSSTFGLSLITLTFKDGAEDYWERQRVTERMTQAALPAGITPSLDSVTSAAGEIYRYTLESDSKNLLELSEIQRWIVIPELQQVPGIAEVGNFGGLTMEYQLEVDQQQLQRFGVSLSDVTSAINNNNANAGGSRITRGEQGYVVRGIGLMRSLTDLGNVVVKQSNGVPVLVRDLGKLQYSHQERQGILGKDNNPDTIEGIVKLLKYQNASEVIKDVHAKVEQLQKQLAPMGVKIVPYIDRDDLIQLTIHKVGHTVLEGIGLVCIVLILFLSSPRSALVAAVTIPLALVTVFIMMYLTKMPANLFSLGAIDFGIIVDGAIVVTEAILRRREAKPEAELTETDVRDATTEVIRPIFFATLIIIVAYLPLFAFERAEGKLLSPMAFTVSYALIGALLCSIVLVPGLAYMALHKPRRIFHNKPLEWLSAGYRKTLGRLLANPVVSYALGALALAGVIILGAATGREFMPNMDEGTLWLQVQMPSGLSLEKGSEMASELRRTLLEFPEVSYAVTQLGRSDDGTDPWTPSHMEVPVGLKPYSSWANGETKEQFVHKLNQRLAQLPGFSVGISQPISDGVNDAVGGAHSPLVIRVYGDDFKELRHIGEQIVTVLKQVRGTADVAIFQEPPVPQVAIDIDRAAAARLGINVADVAALIQTGIGGAPVTQLYVADRVHNVTVRFAKDSRNSPEALGNLLLTTASGARIPMSQVTHIRTTTGESTIAHENTHRQLTVRLDYADRDLLSYYQEAQIQVAQKVHFDKASYRLEWAGQFENQERAQSRLVLVFGLVLGLMAVILYAGFGKLRQALLILGVVPLAALGGLIALRFTNGTINVATGVGFIALFGVAVQNGIIMVSNINRVRRQGMILRDAVLAGAFERFRPVLMTATVASVGMLPAALATGVGTDVQRGLATVVVGGLVVATMLTLFILPAFYYSLESWIERRRGISKELDGR is encoded by the coding sequence GACCCTGTTCGGCTACTACTCGTGGACGCGGATGGCTGTGGAAGCTTATCCGGAACTGTCCGACGTCACCGCCCAGGTCACCACCCAGGCGCCCGGCCTGGCCGCCGAGGAGGTCGAGCAGCAGATCACCATCCCGCTGGAACGCCAGCTGAGCGGCACGCCTGGCCTGGTGCACATGCGCTCGTCCAGCACTTTCGGCCTGTCGCTGATTACCCTGACTTTCAAGGACGGCGCCGAGGATTACTGGGAGCGCCAGCGCGTCACCGAGCGCATGACGCAGGCGGCGCTGCCGGCCGGCATCACGCCCAGCCTGGATTCGGTGACCAGCGCCGCCGGTGAAATTTACCGCTATACCCTGGAATCCGACAGCAAGAATCTGCTGGAGCTGTCCGAGATCCAGCGCTGGATCGTGATCCCGGAATTGCAGCAGGTGCCCGGCATCGCCGAAGTCGGCAATTTCGGCGGCCTGACCATGGAATACCAGCTGGAAGTCGACCAGCAGCAGTTGCAGCGCTTTGGTGTCTCGCTGTCCGATGTCACCAGCGCCATCAACAACAATAACGCCAACGCCGGCGGCAGCCGCATCACCCGCGGCGAGCAGGGCTATGTGGTGCGCGGCATCGGCCTGATGCGCAGCCTGACCGATCTCGGCAATGTGGTGGTCAAGCAGTCCAACGGCGTGCCGGTGCTGGTGCGCGATCTGGGCAAGCTGCAGTACAGCCATCAGGAGCGGCAAGGCATTCTCGGCAAGGACAATAATCCCGACACCATCGAAGGCATCGTCAAGCTGCTGAAGTATCAGAACGCGTCGGAAGTGATCAAGGACGTGCACGCCAAGGTCGAGCAGCTGCAGAAGCAGCTGGCGCCGATGGGCGTCAAGATCGTGCCCTACATCGACCGCGACGACCTGATCCAGCTGACCATCCACAAGGTTGGCCATACCGTGCTGGAGGGCATCGGCCTGGTCTGCATCGTGCTCATCCTGTTCCTCAGCAGCCCGCGCAGCGCGCTGGTGGCGGCGGTGACGATTCCGCTGGCGCTGGTGACGGTGTTCATCATGATGTACCTGACCAAGATGCCGGCCAACCTGTTTTCGCTGGGCGCGATCGATTTCGGCATCATTGTCGATGGCGCCATCGTCGTCACCGAAGCGATCCTGCGGCGGCGCGAAGCCAAGCCCGAGGCGGAGCTGACCGAGACCGACGTGCGCGACGCCACCACCGAAGTGATACGGCCGATTTTTTTCGCCACCCTGATCATCATCGTCGCCTATCTGCCGCTGTTCGCTTTTGAACGGGCGGAAGGCAAGCTGCTGTCGCCGATGGCGTTTACCGTCAGCTACGCCCTGATCGGCGCGCTGCTGTGCAGTATCGTGCTGGTGCCCGGACTGGCGTACATGGCGCTACATAAGCCGCGCCGGATTTTCCACAACAAGCCGCTGGAATGGCTCAGCGCCGGCTATCGCAAGACCTTGGGACGGCTGCTGGCCAATCCCGTCGTGTCGTATGCGCTCGGCGCGCTGGCGCTGGCCGGCGTGATCATCCTCGGTGCGGCTACCGGCCGCGAATTCATGCCCAACATGGACGAGGGCACCTTGTGGCTGCAAGTGCAGATGCCATCCGGCCTGTCGCTGGAAAAGGGCAGCGAGATGGCCAGTGAGCTGCGCCGTACCTTGCTGGAGTTTCCGGAAGTATCGTATGCCGTGACCCAGCTCGGCCGCAGCGACGACGGCACCGATCCCTGGACCCCTTCGCACATGGAAGTGCCGGTCGGGCTGAAGCCGTACAGCAGCTGGGCCAACGGCGAGACCAAGGAGCAGTTCGTGCATAAGCTGAACCAGCGCCTGGCGCAACTGCCCGGTTTCTCGGTCGGCATCAGCCAGCCGATCAGCGATGGCGTCAACGATGCTGTCGGCGGCGCCCACAGTCCTCTGGTGATCCGCGTGTATGGCGATGATTTCAAGGAGCTGCGCCACATCGGCGAGCAGATCGTTACGGTACTGAAGCAAGTCAGGGGCACGGCCGATGTCGCCATCTTCCAGGAACCGCCGGTGCCGCAGGTGGCAATCGATATCGATCGTGCCGCCGCGGCACGGCTGGGCATCAATGTTGCCGATGTCGCCGCCCTGATCCAGACCGGCATCGGCGGCGCGCCGGTGACCCAGCTGTATGTGGCGGACCGGGTGCATAACGTCACGGTGCGCTTCGCCAAGGACAGCCGCAACAGCCCGGAGGCGCTCGGCAACCTGTTGCTGACCACGGCCAGCGGCGCCCGTATTCCGATGTCGCAGGTGACCCATATACGCACCACTACCGGCGAGAGCACGATCGCGCATGAAAACACGCACCGCCAGCTGACCGTACGCCTGGATTATGCCGACCGCGACTTGCTGTCGTACTACCAGGAAGCGCAAATCCAGGTCGCGCAGAAAGTGCATTTCGATAAAGCCAGCTACCGTCTCGAATGGGCGGGCCAGTTCGAGAACCAGGAGCGTGCGCAGTCGCGTCTGGTCTTGGTGTTCGGTCTGGTGCTGGGCCTGATGGCGGTGATCTTGTACGCCGGCTTCGGCAAGCTACGGCAGGCCTTGCTGATCCTGGGGGTGGTGCCGCTGGCGGCGCTGGGCGGGCTGATCGCGCTGCGTTTCACCAACGGCACCATCAATGTCGCCACCGGGGTCGGCTTCATTGCCCTGTTCGGGGTGGCGGTGCAGAACGGCATCATCATGGTCTCCAATATCAACCGCGTGCGGCGCCAGGGCATGATCTTGCGCGACGCGGTGCTGGCAGGGGCTTTCGAGCGCTTCCGGCCGGTGCTGATGACGGCCACGGTAGCATCGGTCGGCATGCTGCCGGCGGCGCTGGCGACCGGCGTCGGCACCGATGTCCAACGTGGCCTGGCGACGGTGGTGGTGGGCGGACTGGTGGTCGCTACCATGCTGACCTTGTTCATTCTGCCGGCCTTCTATTATTCGCTGGAAAGCTGGATCGAACGCCGCCGCGGCATCAGCAAAGAACTAGACGGACGCTAA
- a CDS encoding efflux transporter outer membrane subunit, whose product MNTTTLHCKLPLRISVMVIALALAGCAAGPDFKQPAAPEVKGYAKEPLPATTSSAATTGGTAQQFVEGMDIPAQWWTLFNSPALNAVIEQALKANPDLQSAQAALRAAQEQASAQQGAFLPSVNASLAPTRQKQPLSAGQGPSPFNLHTAQVSVSYTLDAFGGNRRQVEGLQAQAEQQKFLLEAAYLTLTSNVVAAAVQEAALRAQIAATQEVLKVQGELLVLLQRQYQLGDVAQADVLAQQAALAQTQASLPPLQKSLALQRDLLTVLAGRFPSEELEQKFDLASLSLPQQLPVSLPSSLVQQRPDIRSAEAQLHAASAAVGVATANMLPQITLSANIGSAAAQMGDLFTSGTGLWSLVGGLTQPLFAGGALLHKKRASEALLEQAAAQYQSTVIHAFQNVADSLRALQYDADALQAQYLAERAAARSLEISRKSVQLGAATPQTLLTAQQTYQQAVIALAQAQAARFADTAALFQALGGGWWNRGETLAATAK is encoded by the coding sequence ATGAATACAACGACATTGCATTGCAAGCTGCCGCTGAGAATCTCCGTGATGGTCATCGCACTGGCGCTGGCTGGTTGCGCCGCCGGGCCGGATTTCAAGCAGCCGGCTGCGCCTGAGGTCAAGGGCTACGCCAAGGAGCCGCTGCCGGCAACCACTTCGTCCGCCGCGACCACCGGCGGCACGGCCCAGCAGTTCGTTGAAGGCATGGATATTCCGGCCCAGTGGTGGACTCTGTTCAATTCGCCGGCATTGAATGCCGTCATCGAACAGGCGCTCAAGGCCAATCCGGACCTGCAGTCGGCGCAGGCCGCATTGCGCGCCGCGCAGGAGCAGGCATCCGCACAACAGGGCGCATTCCTGCCGAGCGTCAATGCCAGCCTGGCGCCGACCCGGCAAAAGCAGCCGCTGTCGGCCGGCCAGGGACCGTCGCCGTTCAACCTGCACACTGCCCAGGTCAGCGTTTCCTACACGCTCGACGCGTTTGGCGGTAACCGCCGCCAGGTCGAGGGATTGCAAGCCCAGGCCGAGCAGCAGAAATTCCTGCTGGAAGCAGCCTATCTGACGCTGACCTCGAATGTGGTCGCCGCCGCGGTGCAGGAAGCGGCTTTGCGGGCGCAGATTGCGGCGACCCAGGAAGTGCTCAAGGTGCAAGGCGAATTGCTGGTGCTGCTGCAGCGCCAGTATCAACTCGGCGACGTAGCCCAGGCTGACGTGCTGGCGCAGCAGGCCGCGCTGGCCCAGACCCAGGCCAGTTTGCCGCCCCTGCAAAAATCGCTGGCGCTGCAGCGCGACCTGCTGACAGTGCTGGCCGGGCGTTTTCCGAGTGAGGAGCTGGAGCAGAAATTCGACCTCGCCAGTCTCAGCCTGCCGCAGCAGCTGCCCGTGAGCCTGCCGTCCAGCCTGGTGCAGCAGCGTCCTGATATTCGTTCGGCGGAAGCGCAGCTGCATGCCGCCAGCGCCGCCGTCGGCGTCGCTACCGCCAACATGTTGCCGCAGATAACCCTGAGCGCGAATATCGGCAGCGCCGCCGCGCAGATGGGCGATCTGTTTACTTCGGGCACCGGTTTGTGGAGTCTGGTTGGCGGCCTGACGCAACCGCTGTTTGCCGGCGGCGCGCTGCTGCACAAAAAGCGCGCTTCGGAAGCCTTGCTGGAACAGGCTGCAGCACAGTATCAAAGCACCGTGATCCACGCCTTCCAGAATGTCGCCGACAGCCTGCGCGCCTTGCAATACGATGCCGACGCCCTGCAGGCGCAGTACCTGGCCGAACGCGCCGCCGCGCGCAGCCTGGAGATTTCGCGCAAGTCGGTGCAACTGGGCGCAGCCACGCCGCAGACCTTGTTGACCGCGCAACAAACCTATCAGCAAGCTGTGATCGCCCTGGCGCAGGCGCAGGCGGCGCGCTTTGCCGATACAGCGGCGCTGTTCCAGGCGCTGGGTGGGGGCTGGTGGAATCGCGGGGAGACCTTGGCTGCAACGGCCAAGTAA
- a CDS encoding addiction module antidote protein: MGTIKLRQWDSAEHLQTAADIAAYVDACLEEAGDDPAFIAHALGNVARAHGMSQVARDTGLARESLYKALSGEGNPEFGTILKVMKALGLRLHASVA; encoded by the coding sequence ATGGGAACGATCAAACTGCGTCAGTGGGATTCCGCAGAGCATCTGCAAACCGCGGCCGATATTGCTGCCTATGTCGATGCCTGCCTTGAAGAAGCGGGTGACGATCCCGCTTTCATCGCACATGCTTTGGGCAACGTTGCGCGCGCGCATGGCATGAGCCAGGTGGCGCGCGATACCGGGCTGGCGCGCGAAAGCCTGTATAAGGCGCTATCGGGCGAGGGTAATCCCGAGTTCGGAACCATTTTGAAAGTCATGAAAGCACTTGGCTTGAGACTGCACGCGAGCGTGGCATAA